ctgtgggtacaattttgtattgttatgcatgtgacaccaatcgaatttggttgtactcaatacatattctactgatagtatggcaactctcagttaacctgatcaagatcttcctgatgtgtgttgcagggaaacaatgggaaacaCTGCGGTTTAcgatcgaggtttgttcaagcagggtcctttggctaatagcacattattgtgcagttgcaggaatcattctaatatttaggtttcttacaatttggtcttgcacatgtaggtcctgctgtcagaggcttagacccactgttcgacccattttgcagatggggaaatgagatgtccatgaatatcagtcaagtcaagaaactcagaaagattgttagaatgaagaaacttgcgacgaataatagcaagatctttgtttgcacaatgaaaaagacatcagtcaactatcggatggtaccaactcttttaccttgtttttaccccttgcgccatttcaaaatttacaacagcgatctatgcatagctttgtttttagtacttttcaaagcagttcaccaatgattacctctcaaaccacctgcatggtcaagaggcgaggaaggtattcattcaacacccacggtacaatattgaagtcttgctgaagaggacaaaggttgggcgggcaattatccatagccactggcctaaagttgcaaggacattcaacatcactgaaggctcaatatttggcttccgcttctgcagtttcccagatgagattcctCTGTCTATTTAcctgtatgatgctactttccaaaggtttttgatgctgcatgtgaaacttggtgctgttgtgtaatggcgtaactgagtgcagaagctatctgatgtaattcattATGAAtcatggttgcttttatacggatatggaatatctggcgtgttttataagaaatttcagtttgattagtacatggattatcaataataggctaattaccctgcttatcagggttttctattgcaaacggttactcagacaacaccgtgggcgatgaactcaaacaacccgcacggtttctagaaagtaggcgtgttcgatcaactaagaatcacacacggcttccggcagcgaactgtttgcgtcaggccaccttgcacaaacgtttccacacaaagaactgtgtgtgatatacatacctacggaaatgtttttctaggattcaccgtgtgggatgtacatacctacggaaatgatttttggggattcaccgtgtgggatgtacataactacggaaatgattttctgggattcaccgtgtgtgatgtacatacctacggaaatgattttctgggattcaccgtgtgggatgtacatacctacgaaaatgatttggTTTCGATGCCTTGCCTGATCGCACACgaccccagcctgtgtcccaggagggcctatccccgacgatttctgggtcgtgtgggaaggacccccctatcgcacacactcacttggcgacggttccaaataccgtcgcggaaaggggttaataaccgtttgtatagcacgtcgctGTACCAGTGTAACATAACCTAATGTCTAGTGAACGTGGGCCTGAAGTTGAGGTGAAGCTCGAACACTCTCGGGCGGCCACTGCCGCCATCATCGCCCCGATGACATGTCCAACAAGCTACAATGCGATGTTTTCATAGGGCTTCGGGCTTGGCAGTGCGCTCTTCGATTCCCCGACACGCTTCGAGGCGACGATGCCCTTCTCTAGCATGGCGGCCTCGATGCGTGTTCATAGTCAGGAACCGATGACGTGGTCTCATGCATCGTGGGGTGGCGACTACTTGGATAGGAACACGTGAGCAGCCACGCGCGCCCACAACTATGCACGCGTTTCGCCACGGGCCTCCTCCCTAGTGTGGCCATGGCAATGGCAGCCTCGCGGAGGGGCCCACATGTCTAGGATGACCTTAAGGTCATAtccaacgccgaccctcaaaccgCCCGCATCCGTCCAGACCACGGAAATCATCCAATGCGCTCCTGTATCGGTCCGCGACGCAGTCCGGACCATGAGTTTCCCGCAAACAGGAACCAaacatgtgggggggggggggtttgcggGTGTCCGGACATGAGAAATGTCGCTCTCTGACCCCTCTGGCCCACCCAAAAGGAAGGCGGAGCCCGCACTTTTGTAGCAGCCCTCATCGTTTCGGCGCCAAAATTCCCCACACTCTTCTTCCATTCCTCGTCGCTCGCCACCCAATTCATGCCCTTTTCTCCCACCATCTCCTTCCTTCTGCCACCGACGCATGGAAACTTCTGAGAACCTGGCAGAGGTGCCGTAGGATCTGAGCATCACGCTCGTCCGGAAGATCAGCTCGGCTACGCACCAAACTTGCCGCGTCAAAGCGAAGGCCGCAAAGGAGGAGAAGCTCGAGAAGCGGATGGCTGCCAGTGGGCCTGGTGGCGGCATTGggcatggtggttgtggaggatGTAGCGGACGTGGCGGGCACTGCCACACGGGCGTGCCAACAGTACAAATGGCGATGTGGTCGGAGCATTACAAGCCTTCGTACTACTACACCGTCAAGCAGCTCGAAACCCGTGCCGGTACGGTGCCTTACATCGTCGATGTTAACACAGCTGCCCTTCTCCGAGTATTTTTCACCGTGGCTCGTCCAGGCACGGACAGCGGGTGGGGAGCAGATGGGTGCCTGCACACTGTTTGCTGCTATGCATAGAGCGGGGGAGCCGCCGTACGACGACCCGGACAGGGAGATGCTCGACATCATCCACGacggaggcgaaggaggaggatgTGGCTGTGAGGACGGGAAGGTGGAAGACTTGGATCCCACCTAGTTCGACAACTACCAGCGGTAGCAGACCTACACCCAGACGGGCACGCAATAGTCCTACACCCAAACCGGCATGGGCACATAGCAACAACAACATTGGGCCGCCCGACAGTAGCAGCGGGAAGGGGGGAGGACGGCGAGGACGATGACCTGGATGATACAGCCGGCGATCCGAAGAGAAGAAAGCTTCAACATGCGGGAGGACgagttgttgtgcgatgcatgGTTGGCCACTAGCCTCGATCTGATCCATGGCacggagcaaaagggcacaacatttTGGAACAACATTCACATTTGGTTCCACGAACACAAGCATTTCACCCCTTGCTCCTACGCGGTCATCCACAACCATGAATCGAAGTCCCTCAACCATCGATGGCACACCATACAAGAGGTTGTGTCCAAGTATTGCAGGCACTTGAAGCATCTCATCGCACAGTGGCCTAGCGGTGCACAAATCACCAAGCAAGTAAGTTGATCACTAGCTGGATATGCTTAGTTTTGTTGCTCACTAGCCGGATATGCATActtttgttgatcactagccgggTATGCATAGTTTTATTGATCACTAGCCGAGTATGCATAGTTTTGTCTATCACTagccggatatgcatagttttgttgatcactagccggatatgcATAGTGTTATTGCTCACTAGCCGGATATACTTTGATTTGCCGCTCACTAGCCAGATATGCATTGTTGACAATGTTTCACTTTGTAGCGTTCTCGTGCTTGTTTGGTTtacaagaagttggagaagaaaaacttcaccgtcatgcattgttggttgaagttgatTGGGCAACTGAAGTGGAACCTTTTCATAGCCAAGACCGCCGCCTAAGCCACCGAGGAAGAAACCGATGACCCTACCGACCCAACCTAAGAACCGCCAAAGAAGGTTAGAAGATTTTTACGAGGgaagaagtgggaggaggagagggcgaagcGAGAAGGTGTGACGACCAAGCTGACGGAGAGGTTCGAGGACATcttggcgaagaaggaggaggcatgTGTGAAGCGCTTGGACATCAAGGAGGAGAAAAAGGCGGAGAAGTTCAAATTGTTGATGGAGGCaacggacaagaagctcaagctcgaagAGATGAGGACCATGATCGAAGAGAGGTAGGCCGAGCTCTAGGAAAAGAAGTTGAAGATCGCCGCCAATGAGGAGGACACCAAGATGATGTCCTTGAATGTGGCCTCTTTGGATGGCGACGCAAGAATGATTGTGCAATCCATTCGCTAGCAGATGTTGCAGCGGCAGAAAGATAGTTGATAGCGGCGGACAACAAGGAAGCGGCGGAGGCTGCTTACGCGGCGGTGATGGCACCTTGATCGAGGAGCATATGGCTAGGATTGACAGTTCGGCAGGGCAGAAAATTGTAGGGACTGGCGGACTGATATTCTTTTGGATTCGCGCATGTAAAAATTAAGCATACTTGTCTCTTTTTGGTTGTGATCGGGCATGCGACCCGCCGCTGGCATGAACCGGCGTGTTGTATAGATCGGACTAAATTTGAATTTTAAATTACAGACGGACATATACATGATAGCATTGGATGGGGGCCTCCCGCATCCGCGTCCGCGGACTGATCCCTGTCCACGAACGGATGCGGAAGGGAATTTCAAGAACTGCAGatcgccgttggagatgccctaaggataATTCAACAATCCCAACTCTCTCCCACATTGGAGGAGGCCAGAAATATGAGCCAagtttagagcatctacagtcggactcCTCAAATTGACCGAGCGGATACGGAACCATTTACCGGACATGAGAGAGAAGCAAAAAGTTGAACCAACCGGACCCCTTGAAGCCTCCTTAAATGCCCGGGTTGTCCGATATCCTTTATATTCATCACATATATGGGATGAGTATGAGGAGTGCCCTATTCATGACATATATGGCGTGTTCGGTCAATGATCCTTCGTCCGCCACATAGGATTAGGTCCTTCATAAAACattttttctttattattatttCCCTATCCTCTACCAATCACATGCATGTGACCGGACATATAAAAAAAGTGAGGGACATGACTGCAAACGTGTCCGCGGGTATTTAGGGGGCCAAATTTATTCAGTCTGGCCGCATCTACGGCGCTGGGTGACCTTTTTCTACATATCTCGACAATGTCCGGACTGTACAGTAGGGGGGGTGGGTGCATTTAGAGATATTGTAGCAACTCCACATCCAGCATTGCGGTACACGACCCTGACAAACACCTAGCTGTTTCCAACCTCCACAGGAAATTCACGTGAAATGGTTCAACCTCCTTTCAGCTTTCACAGGAAATTCACGTGAAATGGTTCAACCTCCTTTCACAGGAAATTCACGTGAAATAGTTCAATCTGGCAGAAGAGGGTTTCGTTCTTCACGGGTTTAACGATGCGTACGTGATAGACTCAAGCGAGACAAGTAAAGAGCACTAGGCCTACATCAGCACCCACCTTCAGAAACCTGACATCTGTGAACCTCCACGGTTGAATCAAGAAAAGCTGGTAACAGAGTACTATTTCAGAGGCCAGCCGAGCAAATGTAACAGGGCAACAGATTTCACAAATGCATTTTCGTGGTGATGGCCGTCACCAGAGTAATCAATGTTCAGGAAATCAGTATCAACGAATCTTTAGCTACACTTCGCAGTCGCGAATGTCTGCTTTTGCAGACTTTGACAGCAGACCATCATTTCCCACCAGCTAACGTCCTTCTTTCAGCATCATGTTCTTCTCTAGTATGAACTTTCCTTCTTTGTACTTCTGGTCTTCGTTGTAGGCTTTCGCCTGCATATTGTACAATGAGTAGGGAAGTCGTCAGAACAATCAAGGTTCGGAGAACAACCCAACGTCAACAAAGAAAGGTTGCATGACCTTTTGAACCCAGGGATTTCACAGGAAACGGTTTGATGCTGATAAAATTCAAGGGCTCATTCGGTTTGAAGGAAACCGAAACATCAGAACTAGGAGAGTACAGGAATTTGATAAGGATAAAGGATGACACTTGTCatcttaagagcatctccaacagctgccCTATTTTAGGGCATAATCGTTTTTTAGGGCATTTGGGGCAAAACACGCAGTTCCGACAGCTGCCCTTGTTGTAAATTTTGCAAGAAAGTTTTTAGGCAGCCCAATAAGGCAGCGCCAGCTGCAAATATACGGCAGTCGCACGGCTGCGCAAACCAAAAACTGAGCCGCATGCAGCCCAACTGCCACTCAGGAACCTTCCATGCAGCTTCCCGCAGCCCTTTTccctctgcgccgccgccgccccaccgaaTCCAGCCACCCCACTGCCTGGAACCGCCGTCTCCCTGTTCCAATCGGCCGCACCGCCACCGCAGTACCCATTTCCAATCCTCAACCGCCGTCACGCCACACCGCCCCGCGGACTGAATCCGGCCGTTANNNNNNNNNNNNNNNNNNNNNNNNNNNNNNNNNNNNNNNNNNNNNNNNNNNNNNNNNNNNNNNNNNNNNNNNNNNNNNNNNNNNNNNNNNNNNNNNNNNNNNNNNNNNNNNNNNNNNNNNNNNNNNNNNNNNNNNNNNNNNNNNNNNNNNNNNNNNNNNNNNNNNNNNNNNNNNNNNNNNNNNNNNNNNNNNNNNNNNNNNNNNNNNNNNNNNNNNNNNNNNNNNNNNNNNNNNNNNNNNNNNNNNNNNNNNNNNNNNNNNNNNNNNNNNNNNNNNNNNNNNNNNNNNNNNNNNNNNNNNNNNNNNNNNNNNNNNNNNNCGAGGATGCCGCCGAAACGCGTGCCAAAGAGCGCAAGTTCGGCTGGGGCAGTCCGGTCGCTACGGCGTCGAGCTGCAGTGCGAGGGCCAGCGTCATTGGCTTGGCATGTTCAAGTGGCGGAGCTCGCCACGCGCGTTCAACATCGCCTGTTGGAGGCTTGGTCGGCCGCGTCACGAGCTCAACCTCCCGGTAATCGAATTTAGGGAGGCGGCGGAGTTCATGGTCCGACGGTGAATATTGTATCCCACAAGGAGAAGAGGGACACCCACATCATCCTGGAGCAGCGGGTCATCCGGGAGAGTGATGAGGCGGCGATGGAGTGGTTTTGAAAGAGGGACAATGAGCGCAAGAAGGCGGAGCACAAGGAGGACGAGGCTAGCCCCTCTAGGGTGATCAAGCTCGGGTCTGACAACGAGGTTGAGCCTGACGACAAGAGTGAGGAGTTCAGTATCTCTGAGGAGGAGACCATGGGGTTTTGGAACGCCATCGACACAcggcctgatgatgatgacgagtagTATGTGTGTAGTGTGTCCGTAGGAGTGTTGTGTGTTTCAATGTTTGGATGTTAAGTTGAATGTTAGGATGTTTATGTTGCATGTTTAAAACTTTGAATGTTTTGGAGTTTGTATTTGAAGTATGCAATGCGATCAAGTGGTTTGGATGTTTGTTTGAAAAAACAATTGTTTGGATGAGTCCCTATTTTTGGGCAGCTGTTGGAGATGGACATTTTTTTTGTGCCCAAACAATCACCTTTTGGTGCCCCAAATTTTACTCCAAACACTTTTTGGTGCCCTATTTTAGGtctgctgttggagatgctctaaggattTGCCTTGCCTCGTTCCTACGCAAATAATGAGCTTTAtgtggatgtgtagtttcctccaAAAACACTGGAAATGAGTGGTATCCCTGAGGAATTTCAGTACGCGtttcctacaaaccgaatgcatCTATAAGAAACCTCTAGAATCCTTGGTCCTATGTTTTTCCTACGAAAATCCTCCAAACCAAATGAGGCCTAAGAGGGAAGGGAAAACTGTGCTCCGTACAGAACCTAAGAGATATCTGAAGGTATTTATTTGTTTCTGCCCGCATTTTATGCCAATTGCACCAAAAGTTCGAACATCCATGACCAGGCTTGCTCCGGCATACATGTCAATGGCAAGTTCAAGGGAAAAGACAACCCATCCCTGGAGCATGGAGGAACCTTTGTACTAGTATAACCACAACCAGACGATAACAAGATCCTGATAAGCTAGTGCTTCATGATTCCAGGGAAAATGCAGTCAAACTAGGACATCAAACATGACTAAGTAACACGGTATGAATACCAGGTGGACTGGGATGTGCTTCTATCAAGAAAAAATATAGTTCaataaacatgacaaaaaaatcaggagaaaagtaaaaaaaatccaTAAGAACCTAGATGAACTGAGAGCGACAGAATTTTACTTTCTGGCCTTTAACGAGCAAGGCATGGATTCAAAATTTATGTCTTAACTACAACATTGTTATGAACTTGCTATACAATAAAATAAGGCATCGATACATAAAAAGATACTCTACAAAATAGAAAGACCTATAATTAGTTGCCCATAAACAAGTCTACAAGTCTACGGATCCCTCAAAAAAATCGGCAGATAAAATATGTGGATGTGTCATTTAGGTTTAAGAATAATTTCACCAAATGTGGCCATCTCTGTCAACTACGCAACCTATACCCTGTACTCAATAGCCAAGAGAATTCTGAATCAAGTGGTCCTCTAGAAACGCAAGGTCATGCCTTAGCTTCCGTGACAGGGGACGAACCTAAGGAACCCAGTAGAGCTAACCAGCTAAGAATATGCATTATGTCTGTTTTAGTTGCTTCATTCCAATTAGCAATTCAGTTGATTAGCTACCTACTGTTAAGCTTCAATGTGGTCATCCTCTCCATATATAAAGGGACTTGGCAGTGAGGAACAGAATCAACGCATCAACAGAAATCACAATGAATCACCCAAATCTCTAATCTATCCTATCCCTAGCAGTCGTGCAGTACATGGCTATCTTCCTGGTAGTAGTTTCCCCAGTAAGAACCCTAGTTTCATATTACAAACATCACCGTGACAGGATGGTGCTAGGATGCTTATCCTCTTGGATGAATTAATTTCAACAGTATGACAAACTTGCATGCTTTAACTAATCTATAAGCAGTATCAAATGAATTTTTCATTAACTAAAATGTAAACTGAAACTTACATATTTCCAGCCAAGGAGTCGTTGGCAGCAGCTACAGTAGATATCGTTCACTGTATGCAATCCAGTCAAGAGATGGCGATCCTCATTGGGACCAAGGCTCACATTCACCCTGGATGTCACATTCACCCCAGATTAACATGTCAACAATAATTAGCAAAAGCTTGGTAGTTCAGATGTTCAATGGTCAATTACTCATAGTTTAGATAAGAGTTGATGTAATGTTAATAACCATACTTTTCTATTTGACATCTATGTTTCCTAGATAATAGGGAACTGTTGCCTGATTACATAATTTATTGAAATTAACTCAGTATTTGGGTCAATGAAGAAAGTGAAGGATACTTCATTAGCAGGTCTATTGATTTCACAAAATGTGAGCTCTACATGAAGTTAACTTTTGATAGTTGGCCAGCAACATAAAGAAGAAAATGGGCTAAGAAGCATTTCATATTCAGAAACAACTGGTCCTGATCAAGCTCTCTGACTCCATACATTGAGTTGCATATCTCCATTGGTAGTAAAGCATGATCTTGTGAATCAACAATCAAGTGATATCAAATGTGCAATTTAGGCTACTTAGCCTCCAAATTTTAACTCTCTAGCCTAAGATCGACATACAATTTTGCCCTGGTTGATTACCAAACTCGTTTATTATCTTTTGAAATAGGGTGCTAGACTCattttattcatatccatcatgaTTCAGAAGATTCAATACAGCTCAAATCAAACATAACCATATCGGATCCATCATCTCATTCTTGCACCCAGCGTAATTTAATAGTAATAACCATCATGATTTTTCACCCAAAATCACAACCAAAACCCCCTAGAGGAAACAACATTACTACGAAACAATTATCTTGCAACCATGACAGACTTAAACCAGTGTGGTTACCAGCAATGCACATAGCTTTGCACGGCACGACTTAACTGTACTAAAGTGAAAAGCATTTCTAGAACAGCAGCATTGCCATGATCGCACGATCCACACGCTGGAAACAGGCAAAATAGAAGAGGGTGAAGAGAGAAGATAGCTCAGCTCACACGCTATCGAAGAGGTAGGCGCGGCCGTGGCGGCCACGGAACTCCTTGGACACGATGTCGTCAGGCGACGCCGAGTCAACCCTGCAGAACTTGCACTTGAACACCTTGGGCCCCGGGAGGTACTCCACGAACAGCATCCCCATCCCTCCCTCCCCCCGCCTCCCGGAGAGCAATTCTACCGAAGCGTTAGCCGCAGAAGACTCCCTTCCCCCGACCAAATCAGCAATCGAGCAGGACGAGCTGCGGGGAGGCGGACAGGCCGCTAAACCTTATCAAATTCCGAATCGGGAGAATGGGAGGTCGGGGAGGCGGCTGCCGGGCCCGATCGCCATGGACGGGGGAGGGATCGGCGGCGCGGCAGCGGAATCGGGCGGCGGATTTGGCTGGGGGGCAGTGGGGGTTGGGAAAGCGGAGGCGACGAGGAACAGATGGCCACTTGCTTGTCCTTGCGCGTTTGCTTCTGTTTTCTGGTAGCTTCGCACGTTTGTTTGTTGGGGGCGATGGCCTGGTTTTGTGGttcgtggcctcggcctccgcttCCGTTGGGCGTACGTGGGGGGTGGTCGCTTTGCCGTTGCGTCGAGCGTTGGGCAAAGTTATACGCGAATGGACAAAGCGGCGTGCGAACGAGCCAATCCGAGTCGTGGCACTTGCATGGCTTGGCGACGATGCGCGTTGTGTTATCCGAAAGCTTTTCGGCATTTTGCGAGCGCTAGATTCACCTCGGGCTAGGGTCTGATCTCGCGTATCTCAGCATTTGGATCCTTATTATTTTGCCAGGAATGGTGCAATTAAGTTTCATACTCGTGATTTTCTTTAACACAATATAGACTCGAGTGCTCGTATATACATGCATACACTTACCCTTATGAACGCACGCCCCATCCCTATGAGCAACTccgagactgagccggcatatcactGTAGGCGcatcgtagtcgacgggaacgtctcctcccactgaacgcccATCGTCGGAAATCCTTAAATAAATCTAGGATAAATGTGAGTATCAatacttgaaccctggtgggctgggaatATCACTGTCCACCTAATCATCCAATTACAAGTTGGTTCGCAACACGTGTGTATTTTGATTCATAAAATTAGGATTTTGATTTGACCTCTCTCAGACAAAAAAAAAAATCCTTTCTATAGTGAATCAGATATGGAACAAGTGTTTCTCTTTTGATGCTCGTATTGGTACAGTTAGTTTCAAGAAATCCTTAAGAGCTTCAGGGGTTTAATCTCTCTTTTATTAGGGAGGAGTTGATTGCTCTAGAGGAACTCAAGGAACAAGATCCTCTAAGGCCTCCTTTGAGGAAAGTCATAGGAAACGAGTGAACAGGAATATAAAAGAAGATGCCCATTGGTTCATATTATAGGATTTTTTTCATTaaatctaggctaatgtttattttcctatgaaatatgaaaggtaggaagaattcctccatagaaataggcttctattcctacaaaccaaagggctctaaagaaaATTTTCCTATACAAATCCTATCCTATGggattcctacaaaattcctacaaaccaaaggaggcataAACCTCTCTTTTTTGTACTGTCATGATATTTGATGGATAGATCAAAAAGTTTTTCTCACAAATAAAGATTATCCACACTATTAATTAGTATCTTGCGGGAGGACTAAGCTTCTAATAAATCTTAATAATATTTTGATTGATGAACCAAAACATACACATGTTAAATACACGAGCAATCCTTGTTGAAATGACATCTGGACATCTCTTAATTCACAAAATTGTTAATTTATAAGAGCTTCTAGGAGCTGGTGGGTCCACAAGTGAAAGAAGAGGTTCTTGTTGTCCTTAATGGTGGACCGAtatgataacctacaagtataggggatcgcaacagttttcgagggtagagtattcaaactaaatttattgattcgacacaaggggagccaaagaatatttgcaagtattagcagctgagttgtcaattcaaccacacctggagattaattatctgcagcaaagtgatcagtagcaaagtagtatgatagttttgatagtagtagcaacaacaatggtaacagtaacaattatagcaatgattttgtagcaattGCAATAGTgatagtagcagtagtaacttagcagaaacaatataagagaaatttgtaggcattggatcggtgaattcgttggatgatattcatcatataacagtcataacttagggtgatacgacactagctctagttcataaatataatgtaggcatgtattccataaatagtcatacgtgcttatggaaagaacttgcatgacatcttttgtcctaccttcccatggcagcggggtcctattgaaaactaagggatattaaggtctccttttaatagagaaccagaacaaagcattaacacacggcgagtacatgaactcctcaaactacggtcatcaccgggaagtgtcccgacttctgtcactccgggtttgccggatcataacacgtagtaggtgactgtaatttgcaagatcggatctagaacatggatataatggtgataacataaacggttcagatctgaaatcatggcacccgggcccaaagtgacaagcattaagcatggcaaagtcatagcaacatcaatctcagaacataatggatactagggatcaagccctaacaaaactaactcgactacatgatgaatctcatccaactcctcaccgaccagcgagcctacgaaggaattactcactcccggtgaggagcatcatggaattgccgatggagaagggttggtgatgacgaagatcgaagatccccctctccggagccccaaacggactccagatctggcctcccgatgaagaacaggaggtggcggcggctccgtctcgtgaaac
This region of Triticum aestivum cultivar Chinese Spring chromosome 2D, IWGSC CS RefSeq v2.1, whole genome shotgun sequence genomic DNA includes:
- the LOC123052272 gene encoding putative yippee-like protein Os10g0369500, with the protein product MGMLFVEYLPGPKVFKCKFCRVDSASPDDIVSKEFRGRHGRAYLFDSVVNVSLGPNEDRHLLTGLHTVNDIYCSCCQRLLGWKYAKAYNEDQKYKEGKFILEKNMMLKEGR